AGTACGGTGTGAAGCAGACCTTGATTCGAATTCATTCATTGAAACTCCACCACACATTATCTACATACATTACACGCTTTTCAAAATTGCCTTAGACTATGCATTAGTTTTTGCATATTGCTCTCTATAATATtgggttataaattataatattgtttttggTCGTGGTGTGGCGCCCAGCCACTCCGCAGACACCTATCTTATTCTCATGGGTGGGCCGCCATTTCCATAGTTAGATCTGATCACAATATCGTCTGGCGCCACCACacaataaaagtttaaaattatgtgacAATGTAAttaactattttataataagatatgAGATTGATTTTATGTCGTCTgaggttgatactagatttgaCGTAGGCCAACTCAAcggttaaaataaattttaaaaaaaaaaaaaaaaaaaaagctcataATTGAGTACTTGGCCATAAGCTAAAGATATATTATCCTAAAAACAAACATGTCTTCCAACAAAAGGGTCATACAGTTGGTCGTGCCGTATTtgcacaaaaagattaaaaaagcatCTTTAATTTTATCGATATTTGCATCGcgtaatgctatatattattataaccaTAATTTGTAtttcaatcttttttctttttttttttatttcttattttgggTAATTCCAACTATGCAATTTACGATGGAAAAAGGGGTCCCAGACCCATTTCAATTGTGAAGGGCGTTTTTTGTTCCATAGTTGGGTTTCTCACTGTTCTTTAGGCCCAAGCCCAATGCTATTATAGCCCGAAACAAGTTTTATTACTGTTTTGTTAAAGGCAATACTAGCTCTATATGGGGAGTAatcaattttttagttttttgttaTACGTTCAAAAAGAAATTTccgttattatatttaaataatttgtacaGTAAATTACACATGGGAAGCTACATCACATGTCGACTGACAGCAAAGCAGGACACTACCAGTAAGTCCCAGAAAGCCAAGACAATTTCAACGTATCCATGTGGACATGGATGTCTCCTCTCCcaaaaacatgcatgcaatcaTGTTAGTTATTGGCCATCATTTTTGTTCATGCACTCCCCCACCTTTTTCGGGGCGCAGGGAACaagaatatcattattattgGGATACTGTTATTTTTTTGGtgacattataattattttttttggaaaagatatAACAAGGaattttggattaaaaaaataggGATGCTGTAAATTCATGCCTAAAGAAACGGTCTTCAAAACACCACTTTCTtgcagtctttttttttttttgcatcatTTCTTGCAGTCTTGATTCTtcaagttcaaaaaaaaaataaaaataaaaacagacaAAAACTTTGTGCTTTCCAACCTCTCCACGTCACACGACCTCTTGAGCCCAATCCCCCAAAATACTAGTCGATATATATAATCCAAAGAATAAGTCTAAATGCAGTCGGGGATCTCAAACGGCGCACAGTAGGCTCAGTCAAGCCGCTGACATGGTACCCTTTAAACAACACGGCATCGTTTCATTAATAGGAGAAACGTTACAGAGCTCCCACCCATATCCCTTCGCATATCCTTAGGTTATAGATTTCCCACCCATATCTCTTCGCATTCTCTTGTGCCTCTGTCCATCCATCTCCATTGGAGACTGAATCTCCTCAGCAGCCCGAAGCCTTGGTTTCTTTCAGCACTtcccttattttttatttatttttttagttctaGGGAAACTGCCCCTTGTGGAACTTTATTTTGAAATCTGGGGAAGCTCCAGAAAACATGTAAATGGTCTTATTTCATGCAAGATCTTGTTCTTGTAAAAGCTATGAGGTTAATGTAAGAGATTGCAGCAGGGGCTACTAATTTTCTGTTATTACCTATCCAATTTTCATATTATGCATTTTGGGTCTGTTGTTATTGCTCTCTTGACAAGGTCTTATTCCCCATTGGATTGAGATGTATTTGATCTGAAATAATTACATAGGATGGCCAGaacattttaatataataaatatgcaGTATTTAATCTGAATTACTGACCAGTGATGGGCAGaacattttaaaacaaaaaatatgttGGGTACACATCCTTTCTCCATTAATAGTATCCCTTGTAATGGTGAAACCTGTGTTGTTTAATTTCCAACACAGCAAAACTGAAACCAGTAACAATGCTTTGTCTAAAAGGCcgtaataaaaatcacaaacttataaaaaatgcaTGTTTATATTTAGTAAACGAGTATAACAATCACAGACCAAAACTTACCTTTTCAAAAGATGACCCACACGACACCCACACCAGAGCACCACGAAACCCAAGCTTCAGACCACGAGCACGAATTTTTCAGATCTCAGACCACTTCCAACTATCAGACCAAACTACACGAAATCTTTCTCACACAGATCGTCTCCAGCACACACGTCCGTAGCATAATTTCTGTGAGCGTGACGAGCTCAGTTGCAGAACGAAAAGGCGAAGcggaacctttttttttttagcttttctttCTATTTCAGGTGGTGTTGTCTAATTCGGGATATTGTTTCTATTTCGGGGGCAATATAGGGTTTTCAATTTCGGAGCAATCTAAACACGTGATTGCTGAGTTGGCGACTGCGGGGCAACTGCTTTACCCGACTGTCCGTAGCATTGTTGTAATCCAAATATAGTAGTCTAAAGTTTATTATAAAGGGAAAGcgagttttttttatatgaataattaaaatatactaaGACTTATGCACCTTAATAatgcaaaaattatattatgaatAGTAACTCCAATCACTATATTTTCCATTTATAtataggaaaagaagaaaaattagaataaatttttttttcccgtttTCTTATTCTGGGTTGTGAAATATAATTAAGTAATAAGGTAACATGTTTCACTTCTACCGATATGCATAAtacaatattttgtattaaaagatattttattaaaaattaaataaaatattattattataatataattttttaatattaattttgcaaGAGAAAATTCCAAATCCATTCACGTTATAAGGTTCAGAATTACACTTCACAGAAGAATTACATTCTCataaagaaaattctatatagCATACTACACATCCTActtatattctattaaataagatCTGACGCATTTGTTactattgaatgatcatttattatatgcttctttataattaaataatgataaatgcgtcatattatatatagtgagaTGCAAGTAAGATGATAGTGTagtgtataacattactcttctcGTAAATACCAGACTAATTTTTGCCTTTCTTTAAAAAACTTTTCTGGCAAGATTTTCATGGCACCAACTACGTATGTACCTACTCGCAATTCTTTATAGAAAGTTCATCACCGATATATCCTACCCAGCCGCCACTTCCCAAACccgaaaaacaaattaaaccgCTCCCGAGTGAATTCAAGAGTCATCGGCTTTGGACATTACCGAGAGAAGACTCGGCATAGGCTTAAACACGGCTCTACGCCGCTGCTGGTGCGATGAGGGCCTAATCAGAGCCGACAAGGCTCTCCTCATGATCAAGTCGCCACCCTCCAGTACTCCTCCGAACCTCACCAGTGAATTCTTCATCGCCGACCTCCGAAGAATCAGTCGATGCGACTCCGTTCTCTGTTGATGGCCATGCTTGACGCCATTTGCAGCAGAAGCCTTGTGCATAGAGCATCGAAAAGAGCCGGGGTGCGTCGTAGGAGAACAGGCGCACGCGTTCTTCTTGCTGAACGACACCGCAGTGTTGGCTTGCTTCCTCATAAAGATCAAAGAACGTCCCGGAGAGGTTGGCTGCTCGATGGAAAAACGTACGGAACAAGACGACGAGGCAAAGGAGTAGCGGCGTCCGTACATGTCGGCGGGCTTGGGGGATCGCGTGAAGATGGTCGAAGATCGGGAGGCGAAGGTCGAGCTCGAGGAAGCGAATGCCGAGGAGGATGGGCACCTCGACGGCAACGATCTCTGAAACGCATGAGAATCTTGAACGTTCGATTTGTTTCTTGAAGATGAAGCCATTCTAAGTTCTAACGCCACTCTTAGCGTCAGCGAGCGAGCGAGCGAGCGAGCGAGGGTGAGAGACAGTGCAAATGAAATACTTGGACGGGGGAtcggtataattgtaatttacGAGCTGATTGAAGGGTATTTCTTTAACATTTGAAGCTGCCGAATCCCTCGTTGAATGCCGTTGGTTTAGGGGGTTTAGTcagatgaaaaatgataaaagaatagTGGTACTACGCGGCTCTATTTTGCACTCTCATTTTGACagttctatatttattttttaaaattttaattttatttaataattaaagaaataactattaatatattttcctattttttaaaaatattaaaaaatataaataaaaaaattataaaagagaaTTTTACCTAGGAACGCATCACTCAaattctcaataataaaaagatgTTAGCTTTTTACAGCATATTATACAAGGATAGTGTTACGGCTATTGGGGCTCCCGTTaggccaaattttttttttctatttttgtatttttttttcacatcatttttttaatgtttttaaatattaaaaaaaatataaaaaattcacaataatattaaacaatttttacttaatcactaagaaaaaaaaaaaaaaaactgggagcGAGATCCCCTAGCGGGGGATCTAGCATTTTCCATTATACAATCatgtttcaaaatgatatttcatttttattttgagacgAGGGAGTTTCGAATTCTAGaacttctattttttaatattattttatgaaaatattttcattttaaattatatatatatattatgaaatatgttgTGTCGGTATCCTTACTCATTTATATTGACATTTAATTATtagcttaaaaataaaatgtaaaaagtAGTCTTCAATCATTTTAAGAGTAAATGGTTTTCTTCATCCTGATTTTTGTCTTCTCCTAATCTCACGTGATGGCAAGCCAAATGATTAAACCCACAAATGACGTTATAGAATATATTCTTTATAAAttagaaagaatatatatagagATTAAACCCACAAAAGATTTCACATAATACGTCTTatatactttacaataaaaataactttacaaccTTTTATGTATCCTtaagatttcttttttatatttctttaattttcataatCCCAGTTGCGTTCATATGACACTTCAACTGCATTTGTTCGCTAggacaaatataaaatatataatatacttgaAATATCCTTAGAACTGGCAAAAATTACAGACTGCTGCGTGCTTACAACACGAAACAAGCCAGAATACATTTCTATAATGCGGTATTAATTCTGTGTTCTACAATATACATTATTAAACCAAGTCTCGTCTTCAATCCAGGAAGATTGAAGTTGACAATTGACAAACTTCTCTACAAACAACTACCTACGTCTATATCCCTTGATAAGCATGGCAGCTAATGTAAGTCTTATTTTCAAAAACTGTTTGCCAGTCGCAGCTGCAGCAAACTCTGCATCAAAGGTTGATTGTAGCAAACTCTAGCAATGGTAACTTTGTGTGGGTCTACAACCCACAAAGATGGTCATGCAGCGCTCAAGCAGTTCTCCCAAGTCCCATATTTTGAGCTGAAAGTACCCCCGCCACTCTGCTGTGCATGCTCGGAAATAACCGCTCGAGCACAAACATCCCAAGTCCTTGCTATCTGGCCAAGCGACATGGGTTGTGAAAGGGTTCGTAAAGATATGCTAAACCTCGACTTTGCCTTCACCGAAAGATCTTCATACTTCTTACTGTCAAAGCAGAATATCAAACCCAATTTTGCATGTTAGAGATGAAGGATTTCTCAGATAAATACTTTGACTTTGAGGATAAGGACGGGAAGTACGGATCAAAAATTGGGGTTGAGGAATTCATAAATAATCATATTGAggaaaggtttgaactttgaagtcACTTACAGCATTACGATATCCTGCCATAAAGAAAGGTACAGAAACACAAGGCCCGTGTTTCCACAGAAGAGACAAGGAAACCAATCCACCAAAACTAGGTGATAAATGGATGAAATTATTCCTTTCATGGTAAACCAACAAAATATGAatgacctttttctttttctgaaaaCTTTTTAGGAACCTACAAATGAAATATAGAGGCTctatttcatatcatgttcatttTCTTACAAGGATCAAAAGAAATTGTTATCCTCATTAAGTCCGGGGAAATAAACTTCATATCTTGAATTTATGCCAAAAGCAACGTATAAAAGAAAGGCATAGCAAGAAATTCCGTTACCTGACTTCAACTGGAAATTTGTCCAAGAGAATCGGGGAGCAATTTGGATAATTTGAGGGAACAAGCAATCTTAATGGCTGAATCGGTGACTGCAAAACAGTGAAGTACATATAAACacagaagatactttacatgaaCAAATTTACTTCATGTTTGAAGGTCTGAAAGCCCACCATTTGTGCAGAAGTGTACTGAGATTTCAAGTTTGGACTGAGAGCCACGGCAATGAAAGAGCACTTGACAATGGTTCCTTCACCCTCGTCAGCAGCAGCAGCTGTGGCAGTAAGATCGACATCTTCATCACTGATATCAACAACTGTGTCAATAAGTCCCTGGTTTATCTCCCTTATTTCTTCTAAAAGGGCGGGATTAGCCTGTAACAGGTACcacatgatttatttatactgaAGAAGCCAATATGGGCATGATtaccataaaataaaaacttaacaaGATGGGGGGACTTGGTTTCTTTTCTCATGATGAGAAGAACTAACCGAGAGAAACATGACGGTTACAACAGAACTTACTTGCAGCAGCAAATTTGAAGCAGAAAAAAATTGCCACAAAACAACATAAGTTTGTAGATTCTATGCTACAACTGCATCTAGTCAACATTCATCAATACAAAACTGTATTGCATGTACCCACAAGGGCTCCAAGGAGGTGCATGTGCGTCATCCTTTATTGTGTTAAGAGTTCAAGGCATGGGAAATTAGGGACCATGAGACTCATGCCATATTTTTCTACAGCCTGAGAAATTACTACATTGGCATTCAAGGTGCGCCTTTTTAAGtctctaataaaaaaattctaccaTTCTTTTAGAATTGTGTGAAACAAGCTGAGTTTTATACCTCGATCCTAGGCCTCTTGACACTAGAAGTTGCAGTTGACTCCAGGTCAGACGTCTCTGAACCCATCAGCTGCTTGAAATTATCATTCATACTGCCAGCTGACGAAACAACACTTAAGGGCATGGCACTTGTGTAGCGCCTCATTTTCCTTGTCCCATTGGTTCCATCTTGTGTGATGAAATTTCTTGCTTGGAGGCGGCACTTTGTCATGGCAACCAAATCCTCACCAACAGCAGCCCTGGATCCATTACCTGGTGCTGAACTTGCTATCCTATCAATCATGCTCACAACTGAACCAATGTCACTAACAGAGGCACTCAATGCTTTAGGTGACATTGATTTTACCTGAATTACAATTACAAATAGAATTATATCGTTTATAATCAATGAGAATAGaataagaaaagagaaagggatgTGCACCCTAAACTACCAAATAGGCTTCAATATGCACTTGAGTTAAGATCTGATCCTTAAGATGAATAGATCACAAGGTATAATTTTAACAATCCCTAATGGATGGAGCACCTTGAAAATATTGATAGTTTAGGGTGCGCAATGCAGTTTTTTGTAGTTTATGGTTCGCATTGCAAAAAGGCGGTAGTtagaaaattgtaattaatgAGCAAAGAAAAACAGCagataaaattttcaagttttgtgcTAGAAATATCATCAACTGCCATAAAAGATCATGGTGGGAGAAACAAATATTAACTAACCGCTTTAATTAAACGTTCAAGAGGTTGTTCTGTAATGCTTGACTTTCCAGAAACATTCATCAAAGCATTGCCCAGAGTGCCATCTTGACCAGTAAACTCAGCGAGCAAAGGTGAGGCCGATATCCCAGGGGTGCCAATGGCAAGGGATGGAACTGGTGCTCCCACACCACTTGTCTGTTGGTGCCCAATATTTCCAGCATTTGAGTGTGAAGAAACACCAGAAATAGGTTTCTCAGCATCCCCAGGCATAGGAGAAGGAGCCAAAGGAGTAGAAGGAGATGGGACAACAAAAGGTGAGCTTGCTGATTGCAGAGGTGTTCCAACTTTAGTGAGGGATGATAAGACATTTTGCTGATCAATCTGTGGAGAAGAGTGTTGCAGTATCTGTGGGGACGCAACCTGGAGTTGGGGTGAAGATATAGGAAATGAACCTCCTGATTTTAACTGTTGGTGGGAATAAGCAGCACGCTGGCCTGCAGATAGATGTTGCTGAAAGACCCCTGGCTTAACACCCAACCCCTGTCTCATTTTAAGGTCACTTACATCATTGATTTGATGAATCTGGGAAATTTGGTGTGTATGCAACTGTGCTGCCAGCTGCTGCTTTGGTTGTTGGTGTAACTGTTGCTGATGCTGCTGTTGCtgatgctgctgctgctgctgttgatgctgctgctgctgctgctgctgttgaTGCTGCTGCTGTTGTTGGTGTTGCATTATTTGCTGCTTCTGCATCAATTGATGCTGCATCTGACGCTGATGAATTTGTTGTGCCTGCAGCATTTGCTGTTCCTGCTGTTGTTTCAGATGCTGTTGTTGAAGGATATTGGAATTTGACTGAAGAGGATTGATGTTTGGCTGTAGCCCTTTTAATCCACTCTGCGAGGACAAGGTGCTGACGTTTGCCTGTTGGGAAGAAGTCACAGGGTTTTGTTGTAGAGACCCCATAGCCACCGGCTGTACTTGGCTCATTGTATTGCCCTGTCCTGAGTCCAAATTGGTACCAGGCTGCAATGAGTTCATCATGTTTTGCTGTGTGGTCGAAACCCCAGATAAAGAAGACATAGAATTATGCTGCAAGCTTGTCATACTGTTCTGCTGCATTGTCGCCACAGAACCTTGTAAGCTCATTGATTGCAACTGAGGGTTCATTTGACTTTCATGGGGCTGAATTTGAGTAATTTGAGATTGTGATTGCTGCATGGAGTGCATGTGAGACGGGGGAAGCTGTCCTTGCTGCAGTGAGGAAACAGGCTTCCTGGGCCTGTTTGTGTTTACAACATTTAATATCTGCTTCTCATAGAATACCAACTTCTCCTTACAATTGGGTAATGTATTGCTTTGGGAAACCTGTAAGAATGCAATAATACGCTCCAACATAGCCTTAAACATTTTAAACCGCTCAAGCTGCTCTGACTTTGGTTGTTGTGGGAGAGAATCATGCTGGAGAACAAAAGAATACTAAACATAATAAAGACAAACACTAGCAATGTACACAGATCAAGTTAGAATCATAACAAAGTGATTTCcgatttcctttttcttctttgctttaGGGGGAGGGGGAAGTTCTGAGCTGATTAACCAACTGCTTTTTAATTTCAAGCACTCGTCCACTCCAAAGTGGTTATTAATATTAACATACTTGTTGGGTACCATTGCGACCTTTAAGTATAATCGGCAAGGCTGAATCATGAGTAAGCTCAGTCAATGAATTGCACAAGGAACATTTTGAAGATAAACATACCTGCTGCAATTTTATAGCGATTTTCTGGTACATTTCATTTAATTCAGGCAAGTACGTCTCCTTCAAAGCTTTGATCTGCAACATAATAATAACAAGACAGATTATCAAACTCCAGTCCTTCAGGTTCCATATTATAAAaaacacttttatttatttattgataagtaagagataaatattattgatttgaATGCAATAGACATATCCCGtgtacacatgaagtatacatAAGAACACCTAAACACATTCTAGAAGTGATAGATTAAAGACAGGAAATCATGAACACTGTCCCCGTTTAGTACAATAGCGGAAAACCAAAGCAGTGAAGTGTGGAGAAAAAAGTTCTTCAACACCGTCAAAGTACGTTCCTGGTCTTCAAAGCAGCGCGCATTCCTTTCcgaccaaatacaccacatgatacatagtaggatcatcttccacactgctgCCACTTGATGACAGCCTTGCATCTTCGTCCAACAACCAAACAATTCCACCACTCTcgaaggcataacccaagcaacatcaaccctttgaaaaatctcatctcacaaCTCCCTTGTAACCTCACAATGTAGTAGGAGGTGATCCACagatttttcattctttttacacatataacaccaatccatcactacACACCCCATCTTTCTCAGATTATCCGTGGTCAAGATCTTCTCAAGGGCGGCATTCCATACAAAGAAGGCTACTTTGGAAGGCATACGAGACCTtcaaatgttcttccaaggaaaCAGAGGATGATCTTGTATTGGCAAAATTTTATAGTATGTCTCAACAGTACATTTCTTGTGATTATTAGCCCTCCACTTCAAACGATCACACTGTGCCATAGGAGTCCCCATGGAGTATAGGAGGTTGAGAAAATCTGATAAAACAGATAATTCCCAATCTTGAAAATccctattaaaaagaatattccacTGATGAGAACCATGAAAGAATAACCGCATATCCGACACTGAAGCCTCCCTATTAATAGCAGTACGATAAAGAGCCGGAAAAGCTTTTTCCAATGCATGATCTCCACACCACATCTCCCGCCAAAAACTGATTCGATTGCCTTCCCCAACTACAAATCGAATATGGTTTTCAAACATGACCACCCCCTCCTTATAAACTTCCATAAACCCACACCATACCCCCCTCTCACTTCGTTGGAGCACCAACCACCCCAACCAGCCCCAGGGCATTACCTGTTTTCCTAGTGAGCGTTCAGGGCATTATCATAATTATGTGGCCATGGAGGAGTTCTTCGAGTtcattttttatctagacctcgTGGATCTCCCCCTGGTAGGGGGTGAGTACACTTGGTCTAATGGTAGGGTTTGGTCGAAATTGGATAGATTCCTCGTATCTCCTTTGTGGGAAGCCCACTATCTAGAGGTATGCCAGAAACGGCTAGCTCGAGTTAGCTCAAATCATTATCCTATTCTACTAGATTGTAGGGGCATTCACAGCTGTCGCCAGTactttaagtttgaaaacatgtggctttCAATGGATGGGTTTGTAGAGATGGTGCGTGCTTGGTGGTCTTCGTATCAGTTCACTGGCACCCCAAGTTTTATTCTTGTAGGCAAACTGAAGGTTTTGAAACAAGACTTGAAGAAGTGAAACTTGGAAGTTTTTTACTACATTGACGATCAAAAGACTACCCTTTTGGAGGAATTGCAGGAGTTAGAGGGAAATGAATTATTGGGAGATACCTCAGAGGAGTTGCTTTTGAGGAAGAGCACGGTTTTTGCAAATCTAGAAAGAGTTTTGTTGTTGGAGGAGATTTCTTGGCATAAAAAATTTAGGGTCCTTTGGTTGAAAGAATGTGATAAGTGTACGAAGTACTTTCACAAAGTGGCTAATTCACATCGGTGCAATAACGCTATTGAGT
This genomic interval from Carya illinoinensis cultivar Pawnee chromosome 2, C.illinoinensisPawnee_v1, whole genome shotgun sequence contains the following:
- the LOC122301154 gene encoding mediator of RNA polymerase II transcription subunit 15a-like isoform X18, with translation MAIGPQIWFVVSEVKSVVHTPVAIRLCMCCYKYRTSAPETNWRMDTLKRHLPFSTQEGLQELREMAISFEEKTFTAATSQGDYLRKISLKMLPMETKSQNPPANSLPSNSAGNGNRPPDLGQGPVGGIGGGGGVGEPTMDAGDWRTELQPEARQRIVSKIMDTLKRHLPVSGQEGLQELRKIAIRFEEKIFTAATSQGDYLRKISLKMLTMETKSQNPPANSLPPNSTGNGNKPPDPGMSGMQSQLHNQGQPLPIPLSANPSQSRQLLSQNIQNSVSSAGVQATPTLPSALPPASSINQTSIPNAVSQNTNVQNISGTSQNSVGNSMGQGIPSNMFANNPRQMQGRQQVVSQQQQQQQQQSQNPQQYMYQQQLQQHFLKQKFQQANIPHSLVQSHIQQQQNLLQTNQMQSPQQSVMQTSSVMQPSLSGLQQNQQPSIQQATHSMLQQHPPSVLRQQPQQAAVIHPQQAPMQHQSILPPQQPNAANMQQNQLIAQQSVVGDMQQQQRLLGQQNNLQTMQQQQHQQQLMAQQNNFSSMNQQQLGSQSTVSGLQQQLLGAQSVNSSMQTTQHAVHMLPQSKIPVQQPPQQSTSSLLATQVQPSQSQPQPPQQQLMSQIQSQPSQLQQQLGMQQQSNSLQRDMQQRLQASGQPSSTLLQPQNALDQQKQLYQRAVPDTSSTSLDSTSQTGNANGGDWQEVYQKIKALKETYLPELNEMYQKIAIKLQQHDSLPQQPKSEQLERFKMFKAMLERIIAFLQVSQSNTLPNCKEKLVFYEKQILNVVNTNRPRKPVSSLQQGQLPPSHMHSMQQSQSQITQIQPHESQMNPQLQSMSLQGSVATMQQNSMTSLQHNSMSSLSGVSTTQQNMMNSLQPGTNLDSGQGNTMSQVQPVAMGSLQQNPVTSSQQANVSTLSSQSGLKGLQPNINPLQSNSNILQQQHLKQQQEQQMLQAQQIHQRQMQHQLMQKQQIMQHQQQQQHQQQQQQQQHQQQQQQHQQQQHQQQLHQQPKQQLAAQLHTHQISQIHQINDVSDLKMRQGLGVKPGVFQQHLSAGQRAAYSHQQLKSGGSFPISSPQLQVASPQILQHSSPQIDQQNVLSSLTKVGTPLQSASSPFVVPSPSTPLAPSPMPGDAEKPISGVSSHSNAGNIGHQQTSGVGAPVPSLAIGTPGISASPLLAEFTGQDGTLGNALMNVSGKSSITEQPLERLIKAVKSMSPKALSASVSDIGSVVSMIDRIASSAPGNGSRAAVGEDLVAMTKCRLQARNFITQDGTNGTRKMRRYTSAMPLSVVSSAGSMNDNFKQLMGSETSDLESTATSSVKRPRIEANPALLEEIREINQGLIDTVVDISDEDVDLTATAAAADEGEGTIVKCSFIAVALSPNLKSQYTSAQMSPIQPLRLLVPSNYPNCSPILLDKFPVEVSKKYEDLSVKAKSRFSISLRTLSQPMSLGQIARTWDVCARAVISEHAQQSGGGTFSSKYGTWENCLSAA
- the LOC122301154 gene encoding mediator of RNA polymerase II transcription subunit 15a-like isoform X21; this translates as MCCYKYRTSAPETNWRMDTLKRHLPFSTQEGLQELREMAISFEEKTFTAATSQGDYLRKISLKMLPMETKSQNPPANSLPSNSAGNGNRPPDLGQGPVGGIGGGGGVGEPTMDAGDWRTELQPEARQRIVSKIMDTLKRHLPVSGQEGLQELRKIAIRFEEKIFTAATSQGDYLRKISLKMLTMETKSQNPPANSLPPNSTGNGNKPPDPGMSGMQSQLHNQGQPLPIPLSANPSQSRQLLSQNIQNSVSSAGVQATPTLPSALPPASSINQTSIPNAVSQNTNVQNISGTSQNSVGNSMGQGIPSNMFANNPRQMQGRQQVVSQQQQQQQQQSQNPQQYMYQQQLQQHFLKQKFQQANIPHSLVQSHIQQQQNLLQTNQMQSPQQSVMQTSSVMQPSLSGLQQNQQPSIQQATHSMLQQHPPSVLRQQPQQAAVIHPQQAPMQHQSILPPQQPNAANMQQNQLIAQQSVVGDMQQQQRLLGQQNNLQTMQQQQHQQQLMAQQNNFSSMNQQQLGSQSTVSGLQQQLLGAQSVNSSMQTTQHAVHMLPQSKIPVQQPPQQSTSSLLATQVQPSQSQPQPPQQQLMSQIQSQPSQLQQQLGMQQQSNSLQRDMQQRLQASGQPSSTLLQPQNALDQQKQLYQRAVPDTSSTSLDSTSQTGNANGGDWQEVYQKIKALKETYLPELNEMYQKIAIKLQQHDSLPQQPKSEQLERFKMFKAMLERIIAFLQVSQSNTLPNCKEKLVFYEKQILNVVNTNRPRKPVSSLQQGQLPPSHMHSMQQSQSQITQIQPHESQMNPQLQSMSLQGSVATMQQNSMTSLQHNSMSSLSGVSTTQQNMMNSLQPGTNLDSGQGNTMSQVQPVAMGSLQQNPVTSSQQANVSTLSSQSGLKGLQPNINPLQSNSNILQQQHLKQQQEQQMLQAQQIHQRQMQHQLMQKQQIMQHQQQQQHQQQQQQQQHQQQQQQHQQQQHQQQLHQQPKQQLAAQLHTHQISQIHQINDVSDLKMRQGLGVKPGVFQQHLSAGQRAAYSHQQLKSGGSFPISSPQLQVASPQILQHSSPQIDQQNVLSSLTKVGTPLQSASSPFVVPSPSTPLAPSPMPGDAEKPISGVSSHSNAGNIGHQQTSGVGAPVPSLAIGTPGISASPLLAEFTGQDGTLGNALMNVSGKSSITEQPLERLIKAVKSMSPKALSASVSDIGSVVSMIDRIASSAPGNGSRAAVGEDLVAMTKCRLQARNFITQDGTNGTRKMRRYTSAMPLSVVSSAGSMNDNFKQLMGSETSDLESTATSSVKRPRIEANPALLEEIREINQGLIDTVVDISDEDVDLTATAAAADEGEGTIVKCSFIAVALSPNLKSQYTSAQMSPIQPLRLLVPSNYPNCSPILLDKFPVEVSKKYEDLSVKAKSRFSISLRTLSQPMSLGQIARTWDVCARAVISEHAQQSGGGTFSSKYGTWENCLSAA